A genomic segment from Sparus aurata chromosome 20, fSpaAur1.1, whole genome shotgun sequence encodes:
- the LOC115571277 gene encoding myosin-binding protein C, fast-type-like isoform X31 codes for MPEPVPAAKPEGEGTDELPADGGTNPAEEEPASTELTGLFVEKPPASVVAVAGGDVTFVARVDSTTLTRKPTMKWLKGKWLDLGSKAGKHMQFKETYDRNTKIYTYEMKIIKVVAGDAGGYRCEVSAKDKCDSSTFEVSVEAAHQEEHTDILSAFKRADAGEDEGDLDFSALLKATKKKKKPVKEEPPIDVWELLKSAHPSDYEKIAFEYGITDLRGMLKRLKKMKTVEPKHSEAFLKRLDSCYSVEKGKKIVLRCEVVDPDVQVKWLKNGQEIKPSAKYVMESAGNVRTLTINKASLADDAAYECVVGDDKCFTEVFVKEPPVTITKLMDDYHVVVGEKVEFEIEVSEEGAHVMWFFEDVELHKEKDSKFRFKKDGKKHTLIIHEATLDDIGMYHAWTNGGHTKGELEVEEKQLEVLQDIADLTVRATDQAMFKCEVSDDKVTGKWYKDGVEVLPSERIKMTHIGRFHRLIIDNVKPEDAGDYTFVPDGYALSLSAKLNFLEIKIDYVPRQDPPKIHLDTTGNMVSQNTIIVVAGNKLRLDVEISGEPAPTCVWSKGDQAVESTEGRVRVESRKDLSCFVIESAEREDEGNYTICVTNPAGEDKAMLFVKIVDVPDPPENVKCTGVGEETATIVWDPPAFDGGAALKGYLMERKKKGSSRWTKLNFDVYESTTYEAKRMIEGVLYEMRVFAINSIGMSQPSISSKPFMPIAPTSEPTRLSVHDVTDSTCTLKWLAPERIGAGGLDGYVIEYCKEGDTEWVVANQELCERQGFVVRGLPVGEKINFRVVAVNIAGRSTPATMAQPVTIREIMEYPKIRLPRELRTKYIRKVGEKINLVVPFQGKPRPVATWYKDGQPIDPKMVNVRSSNVDSILFIRSAERDHSGKYELVLQIENMEDRATIDIRIIDKPGPPVNVRVTELWGFNAALEWEPPKDDGNCEISGYTIQKADMKTKEWFTVYEHNRRPNCTASDLIMGNEYMFRVYSENLCGLSEEPRFSKNTAVIAKTGLELKRNPYKEKDVSCSPKFTQPLVDRSVVAGYSTAISCAVRGFPRPKIVWMKNKMIIGEDPKYLMQNNQGVLTLNIRRPSTFDGGKYSCMAVNDLGKDEVECQLSVRVAVDPEKK; via the exons AGCCGGCGTCGACTGAGCTCACTGGGCTCTTCGTGGAGAAGCCACCAGCAAGTGTGGTCGCGGTTGCAG GAGGGGATGTGACTTTCGTAGCCAGGGTGGACTCGACAACCCTGACGAGAAAACCCACCATGAAATGGCTGAAGGGCAAGTGGCTGGACCTTGGTAGCAAGGCTGGGAAACATATGCAGTTCAAGGAAACATATGACAGAAACACTAAG ATCTATACTTATGAGATGAAGATCATCAAAGTGGTCGCTGGAGATGCTGGGGGCTACAGGTGTGAGGTGTCGGCAAAAGACAAGTGTGACAGCTCCACCTTTGAGGTGTCTGTTGAGG ctgcacatcaggagGAGCACACAGATATTTTGTCTGCCTTCAAGAGGGC GGATGCTGGAGAGGACGAGGGAGATCTGGATTTCAGTGCTCTGCTGAAAGCCACTAAAAA GAAGAAGAAGCCTGTAAAAGAGGAACCACCAATCGACGTGTGGGAATTGCTTAAGAGTGCCCATCCGAGCGATTATGAGAAAATCGCCTTTGAGTATGGCATCACTGACCTGAGGGGCATGCTGAAACGtctgaaaaagatgaaaaccGTTGAGCCCAAGCATAGCGAGG CTTTCCTGAAGAGGCTCGATTCTTGCTACTCTGTGGAAAAAGGCAAGAAGATTGTCCTGAGGTGTGAGGTGGTTGACCCTGACGTCCAGGTCAAATGGTTGAAGAACGGCCAGGAGATCAAACCCTCAGCCAA GTATGTCATGGAGTCAGCGGGGAATGTCAGAACACTCACCATCAACAAGGCGTCCCTGGCAGATGATGCTGCATATGAGTGCGTGGTTGGCGATGACAAGTGTTTCACAGAGGTGTTTGTCAAAG AGCCCCCTGTGACCATCACCAAGCTGATGGATGACTATCACGTGGTTGTTGGAGAGAAAGTGGAGTTTGAGATTGAGGTGTCAGAGGAGGGCGCCCACGTCATGTG GTTCTTTGAGGATGTAGAGCTGCACAAAGAAAAGGATTCCAAGTTTCGCTTCAAGAAGGACGGAAAGAAGCACACACTCATCATCCACGAGGCTACGCTGGACGACATTGGAATGTATCATGCTTGGACAAATGGGGGTCATACCAAGGGAGAGCTGGAGGTGGAAG aaaaacaactgGAGGTGTTGCAGGACATTGCTGATCTGACAGTCAGGGCCACAGACCAGGCAATGTTCAAATGTGAGGTGTCTGATGACAAGGTCACAGGAAAATGGTACAAAGATGGAGTGGAGGTCTTGCCCAGCGAGCGCATCAAAATGACTCACATCGGAAG atttcaTCGGCTGATTATTGATAATGTAAAGCCAGAGGATGCTGGAGACTACACGTTTGTTCCTGACGGATACGCTCTGTCACTTTCTGCCAAACTTAACTTTTTGG AAATCAAGATTGACTATGTGCCCAGACAAG ATCCTCCAAAGATCCACCTGGACACCACTGGAAACATGGTCTCCCAAAACACCATCATTGTGGTGGCGGGCAACAAGCTCCGTCTGGATGTGGAGATCTCAGGAGAGCCAGCACCCACTTGTGTTTGGTCAAAAGGAGATCAG GCAGTTGAAAGCACTGAAGGCCGTGTGAGGGTGGAGTCAAGGAAAGACCTGAGCTGCTTCGTCATAGAGAGtgcagagagggaggatgagggcAACTACACCATCTGCGTTACCAACCCTGCTGGAGAGGACAAGGCCATGCTGTTTGTGAAGATTGTGG ATGTGCCTGACCCCCCGGAGAATGTGAAATGCACAGGAGTGGGAGAGGAAACCGCCACCATCGTTTGGGATCCTCCCGCATTTGATGGCGGTGCAGCGCTCAAAG GTTATCTcatggagaggaagaagaaaggctCTAGCAGATGGACAAAGCTCAACTTTGATGTATACGAATCGACCACATACGAGGCTAAGAGGATGATTGAAGGTGTTCTGTACGAGATGAGGGTGTTTGCGATCAACAGCATCGGCATGTCTCAGCCAAGTATCAGCTCCAAACCCTTCATGCCCATTG CCCCAACTAGCGAGCCAACACGTCTGTCAGTGCATGACGTAACGGACAGCACGTGTACCCTGAAGTGGCTCGCCCCAGAGAGGATTGGAGCTGGGGGCCTGGACGGCTACGTCATTGAATACTGCAAGGAAGGAG ACACCGAGTGGGTGGTGGCAAACCAGGAACTTTGCGAGAGGCAAGGATTTGTGGTGCGTGGCCTCCCTGTGGGAGAGAAGATCAACTTCAGGGTGGTGGCAGTAAACATCGCTGGACGCAGTACTCCTGCTACGATGGCACAGCCCGTCACCATCCGTGAGATCATGG AATATCCTAAGATCCGCCTCCCACGTGAGCTGAGAACAAAGTACATCAGGAAAGTGGGAGAAAAGATCAACCTGGTCGTCCCCTTCCAG GGTAAGCCACGCCCTGTCGCAACTTGGTACAAGGATGGCCAACCCATTGACCCCAAGATGGTCAACGTTCGTAGCTCAAACGTAGACAGCATCCTCTTCATCcgctcagcagagagagaccacTCTGGGAAATATGAGCTGGTGCTACAGATTGAGAACATGGAGGACAGAGCCACTATTGACATCAGGATCATTG ACAAGCCTGGACCTCCTGTGAACGTGAGGGTGACAGAACTCTGGGGCTTCAATGCAGCACTGGAGTGGGAGCCCCCGAAGGATGATGGCAACTGTGAGATCAGTGGATATACCATCCAGAAGGCAGACATGAAGACGAAG GAATGGTTCACTGTTTATGAGCACAACAGACGACCAAACTGCACGGCTTCGGATCTGATCATGGGCAACGAATACATGTTCCGCGTCTACAGTGAAAACCTCTGCGGCCTGAGTGAGGAGCCGCGCTTCAGCAAGAACACGGCTGTCATTGCCAAGACAG GCCTGGAGTTAAAACGAAACCCCTACAAGGAGAAAGACGTGTCCTGTTCGCCCAAGTTTACTCAGCCTCTGGTTGACAGATCTGTGGTGGCCGGATACAGCACTGCCATCAGCTGTGCCGTCCGAGGCTTCCCCAGG ccTAAGATTGTCTGGATGAAGAACAAGATGATCATCGGTGAGGATCCTAAGTACCTGATGCAGAACAACCAGGGAGTGTTGACCCTAAACATTCGCAGGCCAAGCACCTTTGATGGAGGCAAATACTCCTGCATGGCTGTCAACGACCTGGGCAAGGACGAAGTGGAGTGCCAGCTGAGCGTCCGAG TTGCTGTCGACCCAGAGAAGAAGTGA
- the LOC115571277 gene encoding myosin-binding protein C, fast-type-like isoform X17 has protein sequence MPEPVPAAKPEGEGTAPEESTEEAVPQPEEDDELPADGESEADGDEPASTELTGLFVEKPPASVVAVAGGDVTFVARVDSTTLTRKPTMKWLKGKWLDLGSKAGKHMQFKETYDRNTKIYTYEMKIIKVVAGDAGGYRCEVSAKDKCDSSTFEVSVEAAHQEEHTDILSAFKRADAGEDEGDLDFSALLKATKKKKKPVKEEPPIDVWELLKSAHPSDYEKIAFEYGITDLRGMLKRLKKMKTVEPKHSEAFLKRLDSCYSVEKGKKIVLRCEVVDPDVQVKWLKNGQEIKPSAKYVMESAGNVRTLTINKASLADDAAYECVVGDDKCFTEVFVKEPPVTITKLMDDYHVVVGEKVEFEIEVSEEGAHVMWFFEDVELHKEKDSKFRFKKDGKKHTLIIHEATLDDIGMYHAWTNGGHTKGELEVEEKQLEVLQDIADLTVRATDQAMFKCEVSDDKVTGKWYKDGVEVLPSERIKMTHIGRFHRLIIDNVKPEDAGDYTFVPDGYALSLSAKLNFLEIKIDYVPRQDPPKIHLDTTGNMVSQNTIIVVAGNKLRLDVEISGEPAPTCVWSKGDQAVESTEGRVRVESRKDLSCFVIESAEREDEGNYTICVTNPAGEDKAMLFVKIVDVPDPPENVKCTGVGEETATIVWDPPAFDGGAALKGYLMERKKKGSSRWTKLNFDVYESTTYEAKRMIEGVLYEMRVFAINSIGMSQPSISSKPFMPIAPTSEPTRLSVHDVTDSTCTLKWLAPERIGAGGLDGYVIEYCKEGDTEWVVANQELCERQGFVVRGLPVGEKINFRVVAVNIAGRSTPATMAQPVTIREIMEYPKIRLPRELRTKYIRKVGEKINLVVPFQGKPRPVATWYKDGQPIDPKMVNVRSSNVDSILFIRSAERDHSGKYELVLQIENMEDRATIDIRIIDKPGPPVNVRVTELWGFNAALEWEPPKDDGNCEISGYTIQKADMKTKEWFTVYEHNRRPNCTASDLIMGNEYMFRVYSENLCGLSEEPRFSKNTAVIAKTGLELKRNPYKEKDVSCSPKFTQPLVDRSVVAGYSTAISCAVRGFPRPKIVWMKNKMIIGEDPKYLMQNNQGVLTLNIRRPSTFDGGKYSCMAVNDLGKDEVECQLSVRVAVDPEKK, from the exons AGCCGGCGTCGACTGAGCTCACTGGGCTCTTCGTGGAGAAGCCACCAGCAAGTGTGGTCGCGGTTGCAG GAGGGGATGTGACTTTCGTAGCCAGGGTGGACTCGACAACCCTGACGAGAAAACCCACCATGAAATGGCTGAAGGGCAAGTGGCTGGACCTTGGTAGCAAGGCTGGGAAACATATGCAGTTCAAGGAAACATATGACAGAAACACTAAG ATCTATACTTATGAGATGAAGATCATCAAAGTGGTCGCTGGAGATGCTGGGGGCTACAGGTGTGAGGTGTCGGCAAAAGACAAGTGTGACAGCTCCACCTTTGAGGTGTCTGTTGAGG ctgcacatcaggagGAGCACACAGATATTTTGTCTGCCTTCAAGAGGGC GGATGCTGGAGAGGACGAGGGAGATCTGGATTTCAGTGCTCTGCTGAAAGCCACTAAAAA GAAGAAGAAGCCTGTAAAAGAGGAACCACCAATCGACGTGTGGGAATTGCTTAAGAGTGCCCATCCGAGCGATTATGAGAAAATCGCCTTTGAGTATGGCATCACTGACCTGAGGGGCATGCTGAAACGtctgaaaaagatgaaaaccGTTGAGCCCAAGCATAGCGAGG CTTTCCTGAAGAGGCTCGATTCTTGCTACTCTGTGGAAAAAGGCAAGAAGATTGTCCTGAGGTGTGAGGTGGTTGACCCTGACGTCCAGGTCAAATGGTTGAAGAACGGCCAGGAGATCAAACCCTCAGCCAA GTATGTCATGGAGTCAGCGGGGAATGTCAGAACACTCACCATCAACAAGGCGTCCCTGGCAGATGATGCTGCATATGAGTGCGTGGTTGGCGATGACAAGTGTTTCACAGAGGTGTTTGTCAAAG AGCCCCCTGTGACCATCACCAAGCTGATGGATGACTATCACGTGGTTGTTGGAGAGAAAGTGGAGTTTGAGATTGAGGTGTCAGAGGAGGGCGCCCACGTCATGTG GTTCTTTGAGGATGTAGAGCTGCACAAAGAAAAGGATTCCAAGTTTCGCTTCAAGAAGGACGGAAAGAAGCACACACTCATCATCCACGAGGCTACGCTGGACGACATTGGAATGTATCATGCTTGGACAAATGGGGGTCATACCAAGGGAGAGCTGGAGGTGGAAG aaaaacaactgGAGGTGTTGCAGGACATTGCTGATCTGACAGTCAGGGCCACAGACCAGGCAATGTTCAAATGTGAGGTGTCTGATGACAAGGTCACAGGAAAATGGTACAAAGATGGAGTGGAGGTCTTGCCCAGCGAGCGCATCAAAATGACTCACATCGGAAG atttcaTCGGCTGATTATTGATAATGTAAAGCCAGAGGATGCTGGAGACTACACGTTTGTTCCTGACGGATACGCTCTGTCACTTTCTGCCAAACTTAACTTTTTGG AAATCAAGATTGACTATGTGCCCAGACAAG ATCCTCCAAAGATCCACCTGGACACCACTGGAAACATGGTCTCCCAAAACACCATCATTGTGGTGGCGGGCAACAAGCTCCGTCTGGATGTGGAGATCTCAGGAGAGCCAGCACCCACTTGTGTTTGGTCAAAAGGAGATCAG GCAGTTGAAAGCACTGAAGGCCGTGTGAGGGTGGAGTCAAGGAAAGACCTGAGCTGCTTCGTCATAGAGAGtgcagagagggaggatgagggcAACTACACCATCTGCGTTACCAACCCTGCTGGAGAGGACAAGGCCATGCTGTTTGTGAAGATTGTGG ATGTGCCTGACCCCCCGGAGAATGTGAAATGCACAGGAGTGGGAGAGGAAACCGCCACCATCGTTTGGGATCCTCCCGCATTTGATGGCGGTGCAGCGCTCAAAG GTTATCTcatggagaggaagaagaaaggctCTAGCAGATGGACAAAGCTCAACTTTGATGTATACGAATCGACCACATACGAGGCTAAGAGGATGATTGAAGGTGTTCTGTACGAGATGAGGGTGTTTGCGATCAACAGCATCGGCATGTCTCAGCCAAGTATCAGCTCCAAACCCTTCATGCCCATTG CCCCAACTAGCGAGCCAACACGTCTGTCAGTGCATGACGTAACGGACAGCACGTGTACCCTGAAGTGGCTCGCCCCAGAGAGGATTGGAGCTGGGGGCCTGGACGGCTACGTCATTGAATACTGCAAGGAAGGAG ACACCGAGTGGGTGGTGGCAAACCAGGAACTTTGCGAGAGGCAAGGATTTGTGGTGCGTGGCCTCCCTGTGGGAGAGAAGATCAACTTCAGGGTGGTGGCAGTAAACATCGCTGGACGCAGTACTCCTGCTACGATGGCACAGCCCGTCACCATCCGTGAGATCATGG AATATCCTAAGATCCGCCTCCCACGTGAGCTGAGAACAAAGTACATCAGGAAAGTGGGAGAAAAGATCAACCTGGTCGTCCCCTTCCAG GGTAAGCCACGCCCTGTCGCAACTTGGTACAAGGATGGCCAACCCATTGACCCCAAGATGGTCAACGTTCGTAGCTCAAACGTAGACAGCATCCTCTTCATCcgctcagcagagagagaccacTCTGGGAAATATGAGCTGGTGCTACAGATTGAGAACATGGAGGACAGAGCCACTATTGACATCAGGATCATTG ACAAGCCTGGACCTCCTGTGAACGTGAGGGTGACAGAACTCTGGGGCTTCAATGCAGCACTGGAGTGGGAGCCCCCGAAGGATGATGGCAACTGTGAGATCAGTGGATATACCATCCAGAAGGCAGACATGAAGACGAAG GAATGGTTCACTGTTTATGAGCACAACAGACGACCAAACTGCACGGCTTCGGATCTGATCATGGGCAACGAATACATGTTCCGCGTCTACAGTGAAAACCTCTGCGGCCTGAGTGAGGAGCCGCGCTTCAGCAAGAACACGGCTGTCATTGCCAAGACAG GCCTGGAGTTAAAACGAAACCCCTACAAGGAGAAAGACGTGTCCTGTTCGCCCAAGTTTACTCAGCCTCTGGTTGACAGATCTGTGGTGGCCGGATACAGCACTGCCATCAGCTGTGCCGTCCGAGGCTTCCCCAGG ccTAAGATTGTCTGGATGAAGAACAAGATGATCATCGGTGAGGATCCTAAGTACCTGATGCAGAACAACCAGGGAGTGTTGACCCTAAACATTCGCAGGCCAAGCACCTTTGATGGAGGCAAATACTCCTGCATGGCTGTCAACGACCTGGGCAAGGACGAAGTGGAGTGCCAGCTGAGCGTCCGAG TTGCTGTCGACCCAGAGAAGAAGTGA
- the LOC115571277 gene encoding myosin-binding protein C, fast-type-like isoform X18 has product MPEPVPAAKPEGEGTAPEESTEEDELPADGAESEADGDGTNPAEEEPASTELTGLFVEKPPASVVAVAGGDVTFVARVDSTTLTRKPTMKWLKGKWLDLGSKAGKHMQFKETYDRNTKIYTYEMKIIKVVAGDAGGYRCEVSAKDKCDSSTFEVSVEAAHQEEHTDILSAFKRADAGEDEGDLDFSALLKATKKKKKPVKEEPPIDVWELLKSAHPSDYEKIAFEYGITDLRGMLKRLKKMKTVEPKHSEAFLKRLDSCYSVEKGKKIVLRCEVVDPDVQVKWLKNGQEIKPSAKYVMESAGNVRTLTINKASLADDAAYECVVGDDKCFTEVFVKEPPVTITKLMDDYHVVVGEKVEFEIEVSEEGAHVMWFFEDVELHKEKDSKFRFKKDGKKHTLIIHEATLDDIGMYHAWTNGGHTKGELEVEEKQLEVLQDIADLTVRATDQAMFKCEVSDDKVTGKWYKDGVEVLPSERIKMTHIGRFHRLIIDNVKPEDAGDYTFVPDGYALSLSAKLNFLEIKIDYVPRQDPPKIHLDTTGNMVSQNTIIVVAGNKLRLDVEISGEPAPTCVWSKGDQAVESTEGRVRVESRKDLSCFVIESAEREDEGNYTICVTNPAGEDKAMLFVKIVDVPDPPENVKCTGVGEETATIVWDPPAFDGGAALKGYLMERKKKGSSRWTKLNFDVYESTTYEAKRMIEGVLYEMRVFAINSIGMSQPSISSKPFMPIAPTSEPTRLSVHDVTDSTCTLKWLAPERIGAGGLDGYVIEYCKEGDTEWVVANQELCERQGFVVRGLPVGEKINFRVVAVNIAGRSTPATMAQPVTIREIMEYPKIRLPRELRTKYIRKVGEKINLVVPFQGKPRPVATWYKDGQPIDPKMVNVRSSNVDSILFIRSAERDHSGKYELVLQIENMEDRATIDIRIIDKPGPPVNVRVTELWGFNAALEWEPPKDDGNCEISGYTIQKADMKTKEWFTVYEHNRRPNCTASDLIMGNEYMFRVYSENLCGLSEEPRFSKNTAVIAKTGLELKRNPYKEKDVSCSPKFTQPLVDRSVVAGYSTAISCAVRGFPRPKIVWMKNKMIIGEDPKYLMQNNQGVLTLNIRRPSTFDGGKYSCMAVNDLGKDEVECQLSVRVAVDPEKK; this is encoded by the exons AGCCGGCGTCGACTGAGCTCACTGGGCTCTTCGTGGAGAAGCCACCAGCAAGTGTGGTCGCGGTTGCAG GAGGGGATGTGACTTTCGTAGCCAGGGTGGACTCGACAACCCTGACGAGAAAACCCACCATGAAATGGCTGAAGGGCAAGTGGCTGGACCTTGGTAGCAAGGCTGGGAAACATATGCAGTTCAAGGAAACATATGACAGAAACACTAAG ATCTATACTTATGAGATGAAGATCATCAAAGTGGTCGCTGGAGATGCTGGGGGCTACAGGTGTGAGGTGTCGGCAAAAGACAAGTGTGACAGCTCCACCTTTGAGGTGTCTGTTGAGG ctgcacatcaggagGAGCACACAGATATTTTGTCTGCCTTCAAGAGGGC GGATGCTGGAGAGGACGAGGGAGATCTGGATTTCAGTGCTCTGCTGAAAGCCACTAAAAA GAAGAAGAAGCCTGTAAAAGAGGAACCACCAATCGACGTGTGGGAATTGCTTAAGAGTGCCCATCCGAGCGATTATGAGAAAATCGCCTTTGAGTATGGCATCACTGACCTGAGGGGCATGCTGAAACGtctgaaaaagatgaaaaccGTTGAGCCCAAGCATAGCGAGG CTTTCCTGAAGAGGCTCGATTCTTGCTACTCTGTGGAAAAAGGCAAGAAGATTGTCCTGAGGTGTGAGGTGGTTGACCCTGACGTCCAGGTCAAATGGTTGAAGAACGGCCAGGAGATCAAACCCTCAGCCAA GTATGTCATGGAGTCAGCGGGGAATGTCAGAACACTCACCATCAACAAGGCGTCCCTGGCAGATGATGCTGCATATGAGTGCGTGGTTGGCGATGACAAGTGTTTCACAGAGGTGTTTGTCAAAG AGCCCCCTGTGACCATCACCAAGCTGATGGATGACTATCACGTGGTTGTTGGAGAGAAAGTGGAGTTTGAGATTGAGGTGTCAGAGGAGGGCGCCCACGTCATGTG GTTCTTTGAGGATGTAGAGCTGCACAAAGAAAAGGATTCCAAGTTTCGCTTCAAGAAGGACGGAAAGAAGCACACACTCATCATCCACGAGGCTACGCTGGACGACATTGGAATGTATCATGCTTGGACAAATGGGGGTCATACCAAGGGAGAGCTGGAGGTGGAAG aaaaacaactgGAGGTGTTGCAGGACATTGCTGATCTGACAGTCAGGGCCACAGACCAGGCAATGTTCAAATGTGAGGTGTCTGATGACAAGGTCACAGGAAAATGGTACAAAGATGGAGTGGAGGTCTTGCCCAGCGAGCGCATCAAAATGACTCACATCGGAAG atttcaTCGGCTGATTATTGATAATGTAAAGCCAGAGGATGCTGGAGACTACACGTTTGTTCCTGACGGATACGCTCTGTCACTTTCTGCCAAACTTAACTTTTTGG AAATCAAGATTGACTATGTGCCCAGACAAG ATCCTCCAAAGATCCACCTGGACACCACTGGAAACATGGTCTCCCAAAACACCATCATTGTGGTGGCGGGCAACAAGCTCCGTCTGGATGTGGAGATCTCAGGAGAGCCAGCACCCACTTGTGTTTGGTCAAAAGGAGATCAG GCAGTTGAAAGCACTGAAGGCCGTGTGAGGGTGGAGTCAAGGAAAGACCTGAGCTGCTTCGTCATAGAGAGtgcagagagggaggatgagggcAACTACACCATCTGCGTTACCAACCCTGCTGGAGAGGACAAGGCCATGCTGTTTGTGAAGATTGTGG ATGTGCCTGACCCCCCGGAGAATGTGAAATGCACAGGAGTGGGAGAGGAAACCGCCACCATCGTTTGGGATCCTCCCGCATTTGATGGCGGTGCAGCGCTCAAAG GTTATCTcatggagaggaagaagaaaggctCTAGCAGATGGACAAAGCTCAACTTTGATGTATACGAATCGACCACATACGAGGCTAAGAGGATGATTGAAGGTGTTCTGTACGAGATGAGGGTGTTTGCGATCAACAGCATCGGCATGTCTCAGCCAAGTATCAGCTCCAAACCCTTCATGCCCATTG CCCCAACTAGCGAGCCAACACGTCTGTCAGTGCATGACGTAACGGACAGCACGTGTACCCTGAAGTGGCTCGCCCCAGAGAGGATTGGAGCTGGGGGCCTGGACGGCTACGTCATTGAATACTGCAAGGAAGGAG ACACCGAGTGGGTGGTGGCAAACCAGGAACTTTGCGAGAGGCAAGGATTTGTGGTGCGTGGCCTCCCTGTGGGAGAGAAGATCAACTTCAGGGTGGTGGCAGTAAACATCGCTGGACGCAGTACTCCTGCTACGATGGCACAGCCCGTCACCATCCGTGAGATCATGG AATATCCTAAGATCCGCCTCCCACGTGAGCTGAGAACAAAGTACATCAGGAAAGTGGGAGAAAAGATCAACCTGGTCGTCCCCTTCCAG GGTAAGCCACGCCCTGTCGCAACTTGGTACAAGGATGGCCAACCCATTGACCCCAAGATGGTCAACGTTCGTAGCTCAAACGTAGACAGCATCCTCTTCATCcgctcagcagagagagaccacTCTGGGAAATATGAGCTGGTGCTACAGATTGAGAACATGGAGGACAGAGCCACTATTGACATCAGGATCATTG ACAAGCCTGGACCTCCTGTGAACGTGAGGGTGACAGAACTCTGGGGCTTCAATGCAGCACTGGAGTGGGAGCCCCCGAAGGATGATGGCAACTGTGAGATCAGTGGATATACCATCCAGAAGGCAGACATGAAGACGAAG GAATGGTTCACTGTTTATGAGCACAACAGACGACCAAACTGCACGGCTTCGGATCTGATCATGGGCAACGAATACATGTTCCGCGTCTACAGTGAAAACCTCTGCGGCCTGAGTGAGGAGCCGCGCTTCAGCAAGAACACGGCTGTCATTGCCAAGACAG GCCTGGAGTTAAAACGAAACCCCTACAAGGAGAAAGACGTGTCCTGTTCGCCCAAGTTTACTCAGCCTCTGGTTGACAGATCTGTGGTGGCCGGATACAGCACTGCCATCAGCTGTGCCGTCCGAGGCTTCCCCAGG ccTAAGATTGTCTGGATGAAGAACAAGATGATCATCGGTGAGGATCCTAAGTACCTGATGCAGAACAACCAGGGAGTGTTGACCCTAAACATTCGCAGGCCAAGCACCTTTGATGGAGGCAAATACTCCTGCATGGCTGTCAACGACCTGGGCAAGGACGAAGTGGAGTGCCAGCTGAGCGTCCGAG TTGCTGTCGACCCAGAGAAGAAGTGA